In the genome of Raphanus sativus cultivar WK10039 chromosome 4, ASM80110v3, whole genome shotgun sequence, one region contains:
- the LOC130511142 gene encoding ras-related protein RABB1b-like, with protein MSYDYLFKYIIIGDTGVGKSCLLLQFTDKRFQPVHDLTIGVEFGARMVTVDGRPLKLQIWDTAGQESFRSITRSYYRGAAGALLVYDITRRETFNHLASWLEDARQHANPNMSIMLIGNKCDLGHKRAVSKEEGEQFAKEHGLLFLEASARTAQNVEEAFIKTAAKILQNIQDGVFDVSNESSGIKVGYGRPQGAAGGRDGAISQGGGCCG; from the exons ATGTCTTACGATTACCTCTTCAAGTACATCATCATCGGCGACACAG GTGTCGGAAAATCGTGCCTGCTTCTTCAATTTACAGACAAGAGGTTCCAACCAGTCCACGATCTCACCATTGGTGTCGAGTTCGGTGCTCGTATGGTCACCGTCGATGGACGCCCCTTAAAGCTCCAAATTTGGGACACC GCTGGACAAGAGTCTTTTAGATCCATCACTAGATCGTACTACAGAGGAGCAGCTGGTGCTTTACTTGTTTACGACATCACCAG GAGAGAGACGTTTAACCATCTGGCGAGCTGGTTAGAGGATGCTAGGCAACACGCTAATCCCAACATGAGTATTATGCTGATTGGGAACAAATGCGATCTCGGTCACAAGAGAGCTGTTAGCAAAGAGGAAGGAGAACAGTTTGCTAAAGAGCATGGACTCTTGTTCTTAGAAGCTTCTGCTAGAACTGCTCAAAACGTTGaggag GCCTTCATAAAGACAGCAGCAAAGATCCTCCAGAACATCCAGGACGGCGTCTTTGATGTATCCAATGAG TCATCTGGAATCAAGGTTGGCTATGGTCGTCCTCAAGGTGCAGCCGGAGGAAGAGATGGTGCCATCTCTCAAGGAGGTGGCTGTTGTGGTTAA
- the LOC108848616 gene encoding phospholipase D delta-like, producing the protein MAEKPTDDDIMLLHGDLDLTIVEARNLPNMDAFSNHLRLCFSACASPITTDEEDRRARDGLPPPPQPSSNARSHRKVITSDPYVTVVVPQATLARTRVLKNSQDPKWNERFSISVAHPLSHLEFQVKDDDVFGAQIIGTAKIPVKDIASGSPVTGWFPVLNASGKPPKKETALYIDMKFTPFDQIGTYRIGVAGDPERKGVKGTYFPLRKGSHVRLYQDAHVTDGTLPEIRLDDGKVYQHGKCWEDICYAVSEAHHMIYVVGWSVFHKVRLVREPTRKLPRGGDLTLGELLKYKSEEGVRVLLLVWDDKTSHDKFGIRTPGVMGTHDEETRKFFKHSSVICVLSPRYASSKLGLFKQQVVGTLFTHHQKCVLVDTQAAGNNRKVTAFIGGIDLCDGRYDTPEHRILHDLDTVFKDDFHNPTFPVNTKAPRQPWHDLHCRLDGPAAYDVLMNFEQRWRKATRWKEFSLRLKGKTHWQDDALIKIGRISWIVSPVFKYLKDGTNMVPEDDPVVYVSEEDDPENWHVQVFRSIDSGSLKGFPYYEDEAKLQNLESAKRLVVDKSIQTAYIQTIRSAQHFIYIENQYFLGSSYAWPNYKDAGADNLIPMELALKIVSKIRAKERFAVYVVVPLWPEGDPKSGPVQEILYWQSQTMQMMYDVIARELKAVESDAHPLDYLNFYCLGKREPFPDNMPATNGSAISDSYKFQRFMIYVHAKGMIVDDEYVLMGSANINQRSMAGTKDTEIAMGAYQPHHTWTSKGKHPRGQVYGYRMSLWAEHLGKTGDEFVEPGDLECVRNVNEIAEGNWKKFIDSEFSELQGHLIKYPLQVDADGKVSSLPDYDSFPDVGGKIIGAHSMALPDTLTT; encoded by the exons ATGGCGGAGAAACCAACCGACGACGACATCATGCTTCTCCACGGCGACCTCGATCTCACAATCGTGGAAGCTCGGAACCTCCCGAACATGGACGCCTTCTCGAACCACCTCCGCCTCTGCTTCTCCGCCTGCGCCAGCCCCATCACAACCGACGAAGAAGACCGCAGAGCCAGAGACGGCCTCCCACCACCCCCACAACCTTCTTCAAACGCCCGCAGCCACCGCAAAGTCATCACCAGCGACCCTTACGTCACCGTCGTCGTCCCTCAAGCCACACTCGCCCGCACGCGCGTGCTTAAAAACTCCCAAGACCCCAAATGGAACGAGCGCTTCAGCATCTCCGTAGCTCACCCTCTCTCTCACCTAGAGTTCCAGGTCAAAGACGACGACGTCTTCGGCGCACAGATCATCGGAACCGCCAAAATCCCGGTTAAAGACATCGCTTCCGGTTCACCGGTAACCGGCTGGTTCCCCGTCCTCAACGCTTCGGGAAAACCCCCGAAGAAGGAGACCGCTCTGTACATCGACATGAAGTTCACACCTTTCGATCAGATCGGCACTTACCGAATCGGAGTCGCCGGAGATCCGGAGCGTAAAGGAGTGAAAGGAACTTACTTTCCCCTCAGAAAGGGGAGTCACGTGAGGCTTTACCAAGACGCTCACGTGACCGACGGGACGCTCCCGGAGATACGGTTGGATGATGGGAAGGTTTATCAGCACGGGAAGTGTTGGGAGGATATATGCTACGCTGTCTCCGAGGCTCACCATATGATTTACGTCGTCGGGTGGTCTGTTTTCCACAAGGTGAGGCTCGTTAGAGAGCCTACGAGGAAGTTGCCTAGAGGTGGGGACTTGACTCTTGGCGAGTTGCTAAAGTATAAATCCGAAGAAGGTGTTCGTGTTTTGCTTCTCGTGTGGGATGATAAAACCTCTCATGATAAGTTCGGAATCAGAACT CCTGGTGTGATGGGGACACATGATGAAGAGACTAGGAAGTTTTTCAAGCATTCTTCTGTGATATGTGTGTTGTCTCCTCGGTACGCTAGTAGTAAGCTTGGCTTGTTCAAACAACAGGTTGTTGGCACTCTCTTCACGCACCATCAGAAGTGTGTTCTTGTAGACACTCAAGCCGCTGGTAACAATCGCAAAGTCACGGCCTTTATCGGAGGTATCGATCTTTGTGACGGTCGCTACGACACGCCTGAGCACAGAATATTACATGATCTCGACACCGTCTTCAAGGATGATTTCCACAATCCTACATTCCCA GTTAATACCAAGGCTCCGAGACAACCTTGGCATGATCTGCACTGTAGGCTAGACGGTCCTGCGGCGTACGACGTTCTAATGAACTTTGAGCAGCGGTGGAGGAAAGCGACGCGGTGGAAGGAGTTCAGCTTGAGGTTAAAGGGGAAAACTCACTGGCAAGACGATGCTTTGATCAAGATAGGACGCATATCGTGGATAGTGAGTCCAGTGTTTAAGTATCTCAAGGATGGTACTAATATGGTTCCTGAGGATGATCCGGTTGTGTATGTTTCCGAAGAAGACGATCCTGAGAACTGGCATGTTCAGGTGTTCCGTTCTATTGACTCAGGATCCTTGAAAGGGTTTCCGTATTATGAAGACGAGGCTAAGCTGCAGAATCTGGAAAGTGCCAAGCGTCTTGTAGTGGATAAGAGTATACAGACAGCATACATACAGACAATCAGATCTGCTCAGCATTTCATATACATCGAGAATCAGTATTTCCTTGGTTCTTCTTATGCTTGGCCTAATTATAAAGATGCAG GAGCTGATAATCTTATTCCTATGGAGTTGGCGCTAAAGATTGTTAGTAAAATCAGAGCTAAAGAAAGATTTGCTGTCTATGTGGTCGTACCATTGTGGCCTGAAGGTGATCCAAAGTCTGGACCTGTTCAAGAGATTCTATATTGGCAGAGCCAAACTATGCAGATGATGTATGATGTGATAGCAAGAGAACTGAAAGCGGTGGAGTCAGATGCTCACCCTCTCGATTACCTTAATTTTTACTGCCTTGGTAAACGAGAGCCGTTTCCAGATAATATGCCAGCCACCAATGGCAGTGCg atatCGGATTCTTATAAGTTCCAGCGTTTCATGATTTATGTCCACGCAAAGGGGATGATAGTAGATGATGAGTATGTGCTAATGGGATCTGCTAACATCAACCAAAGATCTATGGCCGGCACGAAAGATACAGAGATAGCCATGGGTGCATATCAACCTCATCATACATGGACTAGCAAGGGAAAACACCCACGTGGCCAG GTGTATGGATACAGGATGTCACTATGGGCAGAGCATTTAGGCAAAACAGGAGATGAGTTTGTGGAGCCTGGTGATCTTGAATGTGTCAGGAACGTTAACGAAATCGCTGAAGGGAACTGGAAGAAGTTCATAGATTCTGAATTCTCGGAGCTGCAAGGTCACTTGATTAAGTATCCATTGCAAGTAGACGCTGATGGTAAAGTGAGCTCGCTTCCAGATTATGACAGTTTCCCGGATGTTGGTGGTAAGATCATTGGAGCTCATTCCATGGCTCTCCCTGATACTCTGACCACTTAG
- the LOC108848494 gene encoding NEP1-interacting protein 1, translating into MASYRSQPVGCTLSPCPYLGNFVERIKDACRFLVSAVLGTVLSAILTFFFALVGTLLGAVTGALIGQETESGFIRGAAVGAISGAVFSIEVFESSLLLWKSNESRFGCLLYLIDVIVSLISGRLVRERIGPAMLSAVQSQMGAADATFDDLSSIFDTGGSKGLTVDAVDKIPKIIITGRNSLDASGNKDSCSVCLQDFQLGETVRSLPHCHHMFHLPCIDNWLLRHGSCPMCRRDL; encoded by the exons ATGGCATCTTATAGATCCCAACCTGTGGGATGCACACTCTCGCCGTGTCCCTATCTCGGTAACTTCGTCGAACGGATTAAAGACGCATGTCGTTTCCTCGTCTCAGCTGTTCTAGGCACAGTTCTCTCGGCCATCTTGACCTTCTTCTTCGCTCTAG TGGGCACATTGCTTGGAGCAGTCACAGGAGCCTTAATAGGCCAAGAAACAGAGAGTGGTTTCATACGTGGAGCAGCGGTTGGAGCCATCTCAGGAGCTGTTTTCTCCATCGAAGTCTTCGAATCATCTCTTCTTCTCTGGAAATCTAATGAATCGCGTTTCGGATGCCTCCTCTACTTG ATTGATGTCATTGTTAGTCTTATAAGCGGTAGACTTGTACGAGAACGCATAGGTCCAGCAATGCTAAGCGCGGTTCAAAGTCAGATGGGAGCTGCGGATGCAACTTTCGATGATCTTTCGAGCATCTTCGACACCGGTGGCTCAAAAGGGCTAACAGTAGATGCGGTTGATAAAATACCCAAAATCATAATCACCGGGAGAAACAGCTTAGATGCTTCTGGGAACAAAGACTCGTGTTCTGTCTGTCTTCAAGATTTTCAGCTCGGTGAAACCGTGAGAAGCTTGCCACATTGTCATCACATGTTCCACTTGCCTTGTATAGACAATTGGCTCCTCAGACACGGATCTTGTCCAATGTGTAGACGTGATTTGTAA
- the LOC108848292 gene encoding la-related protein 1C: MASSATSNNPNSSSRHTTENRGSPTAAQSRRPSRHVSSSPWTQIVRGESDPPTIVSAAPSSPQSKPRIDPITASPPPPAAAAASSSSLSAAAGDEKSEGNGGKKPVWKRPSNGADASSSSSEVGGPVMGASSWPALSETTNNKSSSDSLKSLTGVVDAAPSPPLPVSQGIANASVPSAPKQPGRANPNPTLNHSRQRSFKRNGASGSAANGAAPQPSAQGSLAESHNPSPRGQNQRNGFPSQTHGGGAGGGGTDNVSQRDSYRNQNGNHHQSHGGRRNQEHGNQNWTFSRSFNGRDGNAQSQRGAPAFVRHPPPPVQTIPPQFMAAQPFASPLPFPPELASQYYQRMPFVAPLSPAPVFYHVQDPPLNIKLQKQIHYYFSEENLIKDMYLRRQMDDQGFVPLPVIAVFNKVAELTDSVQQIADALQGSPVVEVQGDRIRKRFNWQHWLIPQEPNPAVSNPQSVGAVASRVGNLALGESSAGPNGGSSSQLQPAGAENEAVSDGQQQSPGGVPVSNRNDSDGANR; this comes from the exons ATGGCCTCCTCCGCCACTTCCAATAACCCTAACTCTTCTTCTCGTCACACTACCGAGAATCGTGGCAGCCCCACCGCCGCGCAATCGCGCCGTCCTTCTCGCCATGTTTCCTCCTCTCCCTGGACTCAAATCGTCCGCGGCGAATCAGACCCGCCCACGATCGTCTCCGCAGCTCCTTCCTCCCCTCAATCCAAGCCCCGGATCGATCCGATCActgcttctcctcctcctcctgctgctgctgctgcttcttcttcttctctttcggCGGCTGCTGGGGACGAGAAATCGGAGGGAAATGGCGGGAAGAAACCGGTTTGGAAAAGACCATCAAACGGGGCtgatgcttcttcttcttcttctgaggTCGGAGGACCTGTCATGGGAGCTTCGTCCTGGCCTGCTCTCTCTGAGACTACCAACAACAAGTCTTCCTCTGACTCCCTCAAAAGCCTCACTGGCGTCGTCGATGCAGCGCCATCCCCACCTCTCCCCGTTTCTCAG GGAATTGCTAATGCTTCTGTTCCTTCTGCGCCAAAGCAACCCGGCCGTGCAAACCCTAATCCAACACTAAACCACTCCCGCCAGAGATCATTTAAACGCAATGGCGCTTCTGGTTCCGCTGCTAATGGTGCTGCTCCTCAACCATCAGCACAAGGTTCACTTGCTGAGTCGCACAACCCTTCTCCCAGAGGCCAGAACCAGAGGAACGGCTTTCCATCGCAAACCCATGGCGGCGGTGCTGGTGGTGGTGGGACTGACAACGTGTCTCAACGAGACTCTTACAGGAACCAAAACGGTAACCATCACCAAAGTCACGGCGGCAGGCGCAATCAGGAGCACGGGAATCAAAATTGGACTTTCAGCAGGAGCTTTAATGGGAGAGATGGGAATGCACAGTCTCAAAGAGGTGCTCCAGCTTTTGTAAGACATCCACCTCCACCTGTGCAGACAATTCCTCCTCAGTTTATGGCAGCTCAGCCTTTTGCCAGCCCTCTGCCTTTCCCTCCTG AATTGGCATCGCAATATTATCAGCGTATGCCTTTCGTTGCTCCTCTCTCACCTGCACCAGTCTTCTACCATGTCCAGGATCCTCCTTTGAACATAAAACTTCAGAAGCaaatacattattattttaG TGAAGAGAATTTGATTAAAGACATGTATCTTCGTCGGCAGATGGATGATCAGGGTTTTGTTCCACTGCCTGTGATTGCTGTTTTCAATAAG GTTGCAGAACTTACAGATAGTGTTCAGCAGATAGCGGATGCTCTACAAGGTTCACCTGTTGTTGAAGTTCAG GGTGACAGAATAAGGAAACGCTTTAATTGGCAGCATTGGTTGATTCCTCAAGAACCGAACCCTGCGGTCTCGAACCCCCAATCTGTTGGTGCAGTAGCGAGCCGAGTTGGGAACTTGGCTCTTGGTGAGAGCTCGGCAGGTCCAAATGGTGGGTCAAGCAGTCAGCTGCAACCTGCGGGAGCAGAAAACGAAGCTGTTTCAGATGGTCAGCAACAGTCTCCTGGTGGTGTTCCAGTGAGCAACCGCAATGACTCGGATGGTGCTAACCGTTGA